Proteins encoded within one genomic window of Glandiceps talaboti chromosome 3, keGlaTala1.1, whole genome shotgun sequence:
- the LOC144433111 gene encoding tripartite motif-containing protein 2-like, with protein sequence MSASDEYKFLEEFDERFLVCSICSERYKKAKCLPCLHNFCTDCLDTLIQTTGKLCCPNCRRSHTIPQDGVNGLSNHEMVEYVKERDAKSVKSNLCGGCEKNKSVKHCIECGFDICDDCAMVHGKFPSTRSHHVIPLDEYRSKQSKDPASVQPPVHCDKHPIHPVTFYCDTCDGPICLECTALEHPRPEHKYRYLNDAASEYKKELTVMVSKIDEKSRETTGTKSAVQKVSKSLDRNFQSEEKKVKQHADKIVKEVTQKIRDNEQQLLKEMKAVYAGRKENLNAQVKELQNTEDDLLHARDFADKLMHYGNATQLMSAKKGMTYQIQELLTNQTQCEPTEDDYLEFQSVEDFCKAKTLGTILTSSDNFQITETPKYPRVGEEIHVNMTNNKDNTGRHDIKEDDIATTLTVNKNEKQDVKVTDNKDGTFSLTSQAKTEGEHELSVSVRKKTVMGSPVRMKVIPKSGLVCKFGGKGSGNAQLNSPHGVIMTKLKKGIRNLFVCDYGNRRLQSFTINGNHKQVLQVSDSKSGNTYTPHKVTQSVDGNIFFTNASRLVIVCDENGKFVRCFGENELLGGRGIAVSPTNGRVYVADYSSHCVRIYSQDGHYFNSFGSKGNGKGQLNSPWGLDINSLGNVLVSEYHNNRVQAFNEDGQHLFFIGDTDDKVSNPSGVVTDKDDNVYVCNYTYPGKVHKFDSHGKFIARIDSDLDGLIYLIGVYVTDDEPFGKVVVVDCWNNCIKVFTQ encoded by the coding sequence ATGTCTGCCAGTGACGAGTACAAGTTTCTGGAAGAATTTGACGAAAGGTTCCTCGTTTGCAGTATTTGTTCAGAGCGATACAAGAAAGCGAAATGTCTACCATGTCTACACAACTTTTGTACAGATTGTCTGGATACACTTATTCAAACAACTGGTAAGTTATGCTGTCCGAATTGTAGAAGATCACACACGATACCTCAGGACGGAGTCAACGGTCTTTCTAATCACGAAATGGTAGAATACGTCAAGGAACGAGATGCTAAATCTGTCAAGTCAAATCTATGTGGTGGCTGTGAGAAGAACAAGTCTGTCAAACATTGTATTGAATGTGGGTTTGATATATGTGACGATTGTGCAATGGTACATGGGAAATTCCCCTCCACTCGATCACATCACGTCATCCCACTAGACGAATATCGTAGCAAACAGTCCAAAGATCCTGCTTCAGTCCAACCACCAGTCCACTGTGATAAACATCCGATTCATCCAGTCACATTCTACTGTGATACATGTGACGGACCAATCTGTCTAGAATGTACGGCTCTGGAACATCCACGTCCTGAACATAAATACAGATATCTGAATGACGCAGCTTCAGAGTACAAAAAGGAGCTGACAGTAATGGTGTCAAAGATTGATGAAAAGAGTCGAGAAACAACTGGCACTAAGTCAGCCGTTCAGAAAGTTTCAAAGTCACTGGATAGAAATTTCCAGAGTGAAGAAAAGAAAGTCAAACAACATGCTGATAAGATCGTCAAAGAAGTGACCCAGAAAATAAGAGACAACGAACAACAGCTACTGAAAGAAATGAAAGCGGTGTATGCTGGGAGAAAAGAAAACTTGAACGCTCAGGTAAAAGAACTCCAAAATACGGAGGACGATCTCCTCCATGCACGTGACTTTGCAGACAAactgatgcattatgggaatgCCACTCAGTTGATGTCTGCCAAGAAAGGAATGACGTATCAGATACAAGAACTTCTGACCAATCAAACACAGTGTGAACCAACTGAAGATGATTACCTGGAGTTCCAAAGTGTTGAAGACTTCTGTAAGGCTAAGACACTTGGAACAATTCTTACATCGTCTGATAACTTTCAAATAACTGAAACCCCAAAGTACCCTCGGGTCGGTGAAGAGATACATGTCAACATGACCAATAATAAAGACAACACTGGAAGACATGACATCAAAGAAGACGACATAGCGACCACTTTGACGGTTAATAAGAATGAGAAACAAGACGTGAAAGTGACGGACAATAAAGATGGTACGTTCTCACTTACAAGTCAAGCAAAGACAGAAGGTGAACATGAACTATCAGTATCAGTACGTAAGAAAACAGTTATGGGTTCACCAGTTAGAATGAAAGTTATTCCAAAGAGTGGGTTGGTATGTAAATTTGGAGGTAAGGGGTCAGGGAATGCGCAACTGAATAGTCCACACGGTGTAATTATGACAAAGCTAAAGAAAGGTATACGTAACTTGTTTGTGTGTGATTATGGCAATAGACGATTGCAATCATTTACGATAAATGGGAATCACAAACAAGTATTACAGGTTAGTGATAGTAAGTCTGGTAATACTTATACACCACACAAAGTCACACAATCAGTAGATGGTAACATATTCTTTACAAATGCTAGCAGGCTAGTGATTGTATGCGATGAGAATGGAAAGTTTGTGAGATGTTTTGGAGAGAATGAGTTACTGGGAGGAAGGGGTATTGCAGTGAGTCCAACTAATGGGAGGGTTTATGTTGCTGACTACTCTTCACACTGTGTTCGAATTTACTCTCAAGATGGTCACTACTTCAACTCATTTGGAAGTAAGGGAAATGGTAAAGGTCAGCTAAATTCCCCCTGGGGTCTGGATATTAACAGCCTAGGAAATGTATTAGTCTCCGAATACCATAATAATCGAGTGCAGGCTTTCAATGAAGACGGTCAACACTTATTCTTCATTGGAGACACTGATGATAAGGTATCTAACCCATCAGGTGTAGTCACAGATAAGGAtgacaatgtgtatgtgtgtaattaCACTTATCCTGGTAAGGTACACAAGTTTGATTCTCATGGAAAGTTTATTGCCCGTATAGATAGTGATCTAGATGGGTTGATTTATCTCATCggtgtctacgtcactgatgACGAACCATTTGGTAAGGTTGTAGTTGTTGACTGTTGGAATAATTGTATCAAAGTATTCACTCAGTAA
- the LOC144433110 gene encoding tripartite motif-containing protein 2-like — MAASDEYKFLEEFDERFLVCSICSERYKKAKCLPCLHNFCTDCLDTLIQTTGKLCCPNCRRSHTIPQDGVDGLSNNFFVNEMVEHVKERDAKSIKSNLCGGCEKNKSVKHCIECGFDICEDCAMVHGKFPSTRSHHVIPLDEYRSKQSKDPASVQPPVHCHKHPIHPVTFYCDTCDGPICLECTALEHPRPEHKYRYLNDAASEYKKELTVMVSKIDEKSRVTTDTKSAVQKVSKSLDRNFQSEEKKVKQHADKIVKEVTQRIRDNEQQLVKEMKEVYAGRKENLNAQLKELQNTEDNLLHARDFADKLMHYGNAPQLMSAKKGITYQIQELLTNQTQREPTEDDYLEFQSVEDFCKAKTLGTILTSSDNFQITESPKYPRVGEEIRVTMTNKDNTGRHGVKEDGITTTLTVNKNEKQGVKVTGNKDGTFSLTSQAKTEGEHELLVSVRKKTVMGSPVRMKVIPKSGLVCKFGISGSGNGQLLKPWGSIMTTKGNLLVCDKGNNRFQSFTINGNHKQVIQVSDSNSGNTYQPYHVTQSVDGNIFFTNDSKLVIVCDENGKFVRCFGENELLQGRGIALNPTNGRVYVADYSSDCVRIYSQDGHSFNSFGSKGNGKGQLKSPWGLDINSLGNVLVSDKDNNRVQVFNEDGQHLFFIGDTGNKVSKPSGVVTDKDDNVYVCNYTYPGKVHKFDSHGKFITRIDSDVDGLNYPIGVYVTDDEPFGKIVVVDWINNCIKVFAQ, encoded by the coding sequence ATGGCTGCCAGTGACGAGTACAAGTTTTTGGAAGAATTTGACGAAAGGTTCCTCGTTTGCAGTATTTGTTCTGAGCGATACAAGAAAGCGAAATGTCTACCATGTCTACACAACTTTTGTACTGATTGTCTGGATACACTTATTCAAACAACTGGTAAGTTATGCTGTCCAAATTGTAGAAGATCACACACGATACCTCAGGACGGGGTCGACGGTCTTTCTAATAACTTCTTTGTCAACGAAATGGTAGAACACGTCAAGGAACGAGATGCTAAATCTATCAAGTCAAACCTATGTGGTGGGTGTGAGAAGAACAAGTCTGTCAAACATTGTATTGAATGTGGGTTTGATATATGTGAAGATTGTGCAATGGTACATGGGAAATTCCCCTCCACTCGATCACACCACGTCATCCCACTAGACGAGTATCGTAGCAAACAGTCCAAAGATCCTGCTTCAGTCCAACCACCAGTCCACTGTCATAAACATCCAATTCATCCAGTCACATTCTACTGTGATACATGTGACGGACCAATCTGTCTAGAATGTACGGCTCTAGAACACCCACGTCCTGAACATAAATACAGATATCTGAATGACGCAGCTTCAGAGTACAAAAAGGAGTTGACAGTAATGGTGTCAAAGATTGATGAAAAGAGTCGAGTAACAACTGACACTAAGTCAGCCGTTCAGAAAGTTTCAAAGTCACTGGATAGAAATTTCCAGAGTGAAGAAAAGAAAGTCAAACAACATGCTGATAAGATCGTCAAAGAAGTGACCCAGAGAATAAGAGACAACGAACAACAGCTGGTGAAAGAAATGAAAGAGGTGTATGCTGGGAGAAAAGAAAACTTGAACGCTCAGCTAAAAGAACTCCAAAATACGGAGGACAATCTCCTCCATGCACGTGACTTTGCAGACAAACTAATGCATTATGGGAATGCTCCTCAGTTGATGTCTGCCAAGAAAGGAATAACGTATCAGATACAAGAACTACTGACCAATCAAACACAGCGTGAACCAACTGAAGATGATTACCTGGAGTTCCAAAGTGTTGAAGACTTCTGTAAGGCTAAGACACTCGGAACAATTCTTACATCGTCTGATAACTTTCAAATAACTGAAAGCCCAAAGTACCCTCGAGTCGGTGAAGAGATACGTGTCACTATGACCAATAAAGACAACACTGGAAGACATGGCGTCAAAGAAGACGGCATAACGACCACTTTGACGGTTAATAAGAATGAGAAACAAGGGGTGAAAGTGACGGGAAATAAAGATGGTACGTTCTCACTTACAAGTCAAGCAAAGACAGAaggtgaacatgaactattagtATCAGTACGTAAGAAAACAGTTATGGGTTCACCAGTTAGAATGAAAGTTATTCCAAAGAGTGGGTTGGTCTGTAAATTTGGAATTAGCGGGTCTGGAAATGGGCAATTGTTAAAACCATGGGGTTCGATTATGACAACGAAAGGTAATTTGTTAGTGTGTGATAAGGGTAATAATAGATTTCAATCATTTACGATAAATGGGAATCACAAACAAGTGATACAGGTTAGTGATAGTAATTCTGGTAATACCTATCAGCCATACCATGTCACACAATCAGTAGATGGTAATATATTCTTTACCAATGATAGCAAGCTAGTGATTGTATGTGATGAGAATGGAAAATTTGTGAGATGTTTTGGAGAGAATGAGTTACTACAAGGAAGGGGTATTGCATTGAATCCAACTAATGGGAGGGTTTATGTTGCTGACTACTCTTCAGACTGTGTTCGAATTTACTCTCAAGACGGTCACTCCTTCAATTCATTTGGAAGTAAGGGAAATGGGAAAGGTCAGCTAAAGTCCCCATGGGGTCTGGATATTAACAGCCTAGGTAATGTATTAGTCTCTGATAAAGATAATAATCGAGTGCAGGTTTTCAATGAAGACGGTCAACACTTATTCTTCATTGGAGACACTGGTAATAAGGTATCTAAGCCATCAGGTGTAGTCACAGACAAAGAtgacaatgtgtatgtgtgtaattaCACTTATCCTGGTAAGGTACACAAGTTTGATTCTCATGGAAAGTTCATTACCCGTATAGATAGTGATGTAGATGGGTTGAATTATCCTATCggtgtctacgtcactgatgACGAACCATTTGGTAAGATTGTAGTTGTTGACTGGATAAATAATTGTATTAAGGTTTTCGCTCAGTAA